The window ATTGTTTAATACACTGCAATAATGTATCCTTAATGTCAAAACTTCCTTCCTTTTTCATCTGTTGCAGAATCTTAATTGCTGACGACCTGAAATTACAAGTATGTCATATGGAAAACTGTGACTGGTAGTATAAAAAGAGAATTGTGTTTTGTTGAGATATGTATACCTTGGTATCTTCAGGACCTcatgaagaaattgaagagcaGTGAAAATTTCTTCTCTGTCTTGGCTCTGCAGGAGATGCGCAAAAGGAGCCACTCGAGTATGCTGATAGATATACTTCCTGTTAAGTCCATCAAACTGCATGCATTTTACTAAAATAGTAGCCAAGGAGATGAATTCCCCTGAGCTTCCACTCTTAGCAACATCAAGAAGTCCACAAAGAACCGAAGGTGAGCTGATTGCAGCCAAGTGCATTGTGTTTGTGGCATGATCAAAAGCAGTAACAAGAACTTTAATTATCATCAATGATGCAGCAGGCGGCGTCAAAAGAGGAGGTGAAGGTCTAAATGTGTAACaataagaagaaggagaagtggATGCAACAACATCTACAAGAGCTGGTAAAAGCTCAAGACTCTTTATTTCTGTTGGAGATGGCTTTATCAGGTAGATGAGAATAGCTGCTTCTTGTACATTTTGTTTCAAAGCATTTGCTAAGTGACTTAAATTTAAACCCTTCCTCTTGACCTCCTCAAGAGCTGTCCTATTTACTGATATGATCTTGGTAAGAGCGGTCATCGATGCCTTTAACACAGTTTTCTCCTCGGAACTAGAAATAGCCGTAAACAGCTGATCCAGAATGACATCTTTTAGCATGCTGTACTTGAATCCTTCTTTCCTGTTCAGCATTTGATAAATCATTGTAACCTCTGAGACATATTTCTCATCTGCATTCCCTAACACTTCCTTTATCAAGCTCTGAAGATTCTTCCATAAATCCATCGTCGGAGCTCTTCTAGAATGCGTCTCAAGTCCATTTTctcgttttttgttttgcaaatttCTCCTCATTCCTTCAAAAGTTATGGACCCTTTGTGTCCAAATACTGAAATTTCTTCCAACTCTAGTTGCCTCAGAGAAGAGTCATCTTCTAATTGGGTATTCCAAGTTGTCTTTGATTGTTGAGCCTGAATATCAATGATGGAACGGTTAAACTTACCGATCAAACTGTGGGATCTTTTTACTAATGTGTCCTCATTATATGCTTCCTTATGAGCTTGTTGTTGGGAAACACAGAAGATGTTAGCTAATGTGTCCTGATTCACAATACATATTTTTGGTAAGATGTTAATTTTTCATTCTCGGAAATTTGAAGCAATGAAAATGTTTGGTTAGAGAAATTTACCGCGCCAATGTCTTCTCTAGTAACGCATTTTGAACTTGATGTATCTAGGTGAGACTCGTTCAAGAAGTCATTAAGGGACCTGACTCTTGCACTTTTTCCAAGTTCTTGATTGTAATCTTCCTGCAAGTTCCAATCCAAACATGGAGAAACTTCGAAGTTGTTTGCAGTTTTTTCAGTCTTCCTTGAtgctttgattttgttgaagatgTCATTAAGTTCATCCTCTTGCAAATCATTACTGCTATGGAGGTGATTCTGGTACTGCAGTAACTTCTTCAAGATGGAGACCAAGAAGTGAAAGAAGGTAATTGTTACTCTTTTACCCAATTTTAATGATTAGATATCACTCAGAGTCTCCAAAAGCATGTCTTTGTCATTAGTAAACTTACCTCACAGGTTTCTGACAACTCTAGCTTCTCTGCAACTGAATGTGCATTAGCCGCAAATATTTCTTGCCTGTTCATGTGTAGAGGGTTAGGATATGAAGCAAATAGACATAAACACAAACAGAAGTAATCTATTTTGATGATAAGAATTGAATCCTTACCCATATTTCTTCAGCCTTGGAAGCGGTTTCTCTATACATTCACTTGGTGGCTGATGAGTCTCTCCATACGACATAACCTGGTAATAAGTTGCTCTGTATTTATACTTCCTTGCAATCTCTCTGATCTCTTCATCTGACTTGTACACACCAGGAGTGAAGAAGATGCTCTCGCAGAGTTCAGGGGCAATGCGGGTTCTTACAATCTCCGGCGAGACCAAAACCGACTGGAGAAAATGCAGTGTGGTCTGCAAGGAATCACCTTGGAGATAGCTAACAATGGAGAGGTAGAAGTAAGAGAAAGCAACCAAGACTGTGTTTGGAACACCTGAAGTTGTCGTCCCTTGTTCGTCAAGCAACGCAGGCATTTGAAGCATTCTCTCTGAGTTTCTCAAACGAGTCATCTTCTCTTCTGACCATTCGGGTTGTTGTATAGAAGCTTCGATGCTATCGATTCCCCTGTAGAGATTCGAGAGAGCAGAGTGTTCGGAAGAGAATTCAAACAGAGTATCCTCTTCTTCAATGCTCAGCCATGTGATGCATTTATGCTTAAGCGACATCCATGCTTCGAGGTCTGATATGAGGCGAAAGATGTAGTCGTTTATCGAAGCTACAATCGAATCAAGAGAAGAATTCTCATTACATGAGATAAAACTCGATTGGGAAGATGAAAGGTTAGCCATTGTCACATACTCTGTTGCACACAAGTTACGATGGTTTTATGGGATAAGATGAGAGAGGAAGCAAAGTTagagattaaagagagagagagagagagagagagagagagagagagagagagagtaagaacAATGTAGTCTCGTGAAGGAACAAGCCAAACtctagagaaaaaagaaaatgattggTCCTACTTTGTAATCTTTTGCTGTCAAAAGGACACTACAAACAAAAGTCAAGAGTGTTGCGTGTGTTTGAGGAAAACGCAAATGTAAAGATCCtaactttttttaatcatatgattcataataGTAATTTATAGTATTTCACTTCCCAGCCCTCGTCTCATATGTGTAAATTGACTTtttccaattaattaaattatcacGTTAAAGTAAGCCATATATATGAAAGGTTTCAGTGGTATATTATTTTACACATGTTGAAAAACAGCATTACGAATAAATTCGTATAAAGGAGGGCTACGATTTGTGTGAGTAGTGGAAGAGGACGGTTGATGAGAGTAATTAAGTTTAGATATCTCAGCTCAACCACGTTAATTATGAACATTAATGTCCATCAATGATTTACAACTTATACACTAGTTGGGTAGGACGTGGACTACTGATCAACTTTCACAACTTACACCGTAAACCGTAAGGTTTGGAACTTATGTTGGCTAGGTTTGTCATCAAAATTAAAGATGATTAGGTTATTTTGCTTTAAGGTTCTACGAAAANCACAAGTTACGATGGTTTTATGGGATAAGATGAGAGAGGAAGCAAAGTTagagattaaagagagagagagagagagagagagagagagagagagagagagagagagtaagaacAATGTAGTCTCGTGAAGGAACAAGCCAAACtctagagaaaaaagaaaatgattggTCCTACTTTGTAATCTTTTGCTGTCAAAAGGACACTACAAACAAAAGTCAAGAGTGTTGCGTGTGTTTGAGGAAAACGCAAATGTAAAGATCCtaactttttttaatcatatgattcataataGTAATTTATAGTATTTCACTTCCCAGCCCTCGTCTCATATGTGTAAATTGACTTtttccaattaattaaattatcacGTTAAAGTAAGCCATATATATGAAAGGTTTCAGTGGTATATTATTTTACACATGTTGAAAAACAGCATTACGAATAAATTCGTATAAAGGAGGGCTACGATTTGTGTGAGTAGTGGAAGAGGACGGTTGATGAGAGTAATTAAGTTTAGATATCTCAGCTCAACCACGTTAATTATGAACATTAATGTCCATCAATGATTTACAACTTATACACTAGTTGGGTAGGACGTGGACTACTGATCAACTTTCACAACTTACACCGTAAACCGTAAGGTTTGGAACTTATGTTGGCTAGGTTTGTCATCAAAATTAAAGATGATTAGGTTATTTTGCTTTAAGGTTCtacgaaaataataaaaaagattggaccccaagaaaaagaaggaagagtttGAGAATTTTCTGTCACGGAGAACCAAGAAATTATGAGctttggaaaatatataaaaaggacaaataaaattttaaaaaaggtcAAAGAGCTCTTTCTCTCCGCAATCCAACAAATTGGTTCTTAACTCTTATGTACTTTGTGTTGGTGTGAATTTGAAAGCTATATCTCATATACAAATGAGATTGGATCTTGTTTAAATTCGGGTTTGTTATGCTCGGTTGACATTCAGAATTGGTTAAGATTAGATTAATTAAAGGGGTATATTCAAATCatgattttagagaatttgatggaatttaggaaatttagaattttgatagattttagagaagttgatatgattttctgtaaaattctttcaaatcccacctaaaaccatgagatttagatttctgtatttttaactaaacaaatcctctcaaatcctccagaatcctaaaaatcattaaaatccaaattcacaaaattgctttgaataacagtggattttaaagtagatttttaaatcatcagttcaataacagtggattttaaagtagatttttaaattatcagttcaataacagtgaattttagtagactttttaaaatccatgattgaataacataggatttgtaaatttcacataaatcacttaaaatgtcaagttgaatacacccttTAAGTTTACATTGTTCAACTTCGAACACAATACCAATTAATATGTGAGagttacaatatatatgatcaattttttttttccaactatGATAATTGTTTTcgcatactgtatatatattctttgtaaaGTTATTAGTGGATCGTGATGTTCAATTGTTCGTGTACACACAATTGAAACAACTTAATCAATTCAATGTTCCAACAAATAGTTTCTTATTGAGACCGTCATTGGCTGATTGGTTGGTAGTgagtttttacaattttgcaataaatttaaatctaatgaTGGTTTATACTATATGGCAGCCGTAATATATTTACATACGTATTTATATACACCACATACTACAAAACCTAATTCTAACCTTAATCGAATGTTAAcccttttttttgggtgtaaatGTTAAGAATTGCATTTTAGCtttaaattgtttattatttaaatagtaTTTCTTTGTTATTAATAAGTagtatttctttgttatttttttcataacaacatattgtaaaaaactgctttaaaaaaacattatatataaataatgtaGGAATTTCAATGacatttagttttttaaaaaacgtatGAGAAATGctttaaacctttttttaaaagacaaacGCGTCCCTCATTACccttataataattattattttttaaaaaagcaaaaagctAAACAAACCAAATTATACAAATCCTTCTATAACCCCAAAAATaacagaaaagagagaaaaaaaaaacaaaaaacaaaactcactcTGTGTCAATTCAAACAAATAACTCAGTCACTAGTATTAATATTATCGTGTTGATCAGTTGTTTGTTATTAATCAAGGGTTAAGAGacagaaatcacatatcaagAAAGCATGACGGTACCCTTTGCTTTACATTTATTAAGAAATGTAGATCTTTTATAGAATGAAGTCCTCCCCCGAGATTATGTTACAAATGGATACATTAAAGCTGTAAAACACTCTACTATAATATTGGATCTTCTTAGTGGTGATGTGCCGTCAAAGGAATATGTTATTTCTCGCATCAAAACAGCTATTGCTAGCATTTCTTTTCCTAAAAAGgattttttgatttcttatgtCCAAATTGGTTCTTAACTCTTATGTCCTTTGTATTGGTGTGAATTGTGATTGATGAAAGCTATATCCCATATACATATATGGGATTGAATCTTGTTTAAATTCAGGTTTTTTTATGTTCAGTTGACATTCAGAATTGGTTAAGATTCGATTAACTAAGTTTACATTGTTCAACTTCGAACGCAATACCAATTAATATGTGAGAGTTAGAATATAaatgatcaattttttttttttcaattatgatCATtgtttttgcatatatatatatatatatatatatatatatatatatatatatattcttggtAAAGTTATTAGTGGATCATGATGTTCAATTGTTCATgtacacacaacaacaaaatatgtagaaacaacttaattatttatttattattttttttgggtgcaaaGTAGCAACAACTTAATCAATACACTGTTCCAACAAATAGTCTCTTATTGAAATGTGTTATTCGCTTATTGGGCTTTAGCCATTCTCATGTGACCAATTTTGAGGTAAACTCAAACCAATTTGCCACTGACTATGCCTTTAAAGTTtgaacctttcttttttttaaaaaaaaaagcaaacaacaaacaaaccaaattttaCAAATCCTTCTATAACcccaaaaggaagaagagaagagagaaaaagcaaaaagacaaaactcacTCTCTGCGTCGATTCAAACACAGAACTCAGTGACTATAATTAACAATGTATCAAGATCGACAAGGCGTtgtaggaggaggaggcggcggTGGCGGATCTGCGCCACACGGAATCATACTCGTCGTCGTCGTTGCATTGGTTGTACTCGTTCCGTTCTTCATCGGAGACGGTGGTGAAGCCATTACAGATGCGATCGCAGAGCTTCTAAGTCCGGTGGGACTTCTCTTGCTTCCCATCGTCCTCCTCCTCGTCATCCAGTTTCTCTCGTCGGAACGTGGTTCTTTCGTCTCGGCCATTTTCTCCACCGGAGAACCCGAGTCGATTCACCGTGTTAGTGGTTCTCCCGTCGGTGTCGCTCTGTTCCTCGTACTCATCTTGTTCTTACTCTACAACCGCTTCTCCATCTTCGGCGGAAACGATGACTCCGATGACTGATGCGACGTCGTTTTTTCAGAtctagttgtttttttttttttctttattcgctttttttttttaatgtttttggttGTATTTTGTCTGACGGTTGAAGTCAAAAAAACTATACAGCCACAGTTTCCATGTAATGTAGGTCTATGCACGTGAGAGTCACGTGAcattgctgatgatgatgagtagtAGTGCACTGAGAGAGaggtttgtaatttttgtattcttttacGTATAAATTGCCAACATACGTGACATATAGTGTGGTTATgttgttattattaatcaatcCCGAAACTTCAAAACAACAAGTACGCCAATTTATGCGTTTAAACGTAATAATCTCATattgacaagttttttttttagcgtGTGTGGTAGGGAAATTTGATAACAAAATACAAATTGACAAGTTTTTATTGCAGTAACAAAATTGTGAGATATGTGTGTATGAATATGACGACTGAGGAGTATTATTTTTTGATTGGGGAGGGGACAAATTGGAGTTTCGGACTCGGTCGCCACATGACGACCACGTGAGAGACCtgagagaataatttttttgagacATTTTTCTGATTTCTCATTTGCAATTCCTATAGAATAATATTTTCGTTTCCCTTTTTATTCGTACTCTTCATGTTACcactataaatagaaaaaacaaatttctttcatttttatatatataatctaaaagtacaaatataatatCGAAATTCAAAATCAGAGTATCCTGATAGTGAAAAATAGAATCTTTAAATAATAATTCGATTTTCACTATCAAGCCTCAAAATCAGATAACCCACATTGTGTTACCCTTTTCTGTATATAATACGTAcatcaaattatcaaaacacacacaagtgCTTCATCATCTAAGTTTCTCAACACTATCTACATGAAGAGGAAGACCTTTCTCAAAACTATTCTTTCAAGAGTTTCCTTATTTTGCTTACATCATCACTCAGCTTTCAGTTGCAGAATCTCCTTCGCTGTCCTATCCCGGAAATATGGCATTTGTTCCTGTTCAAATCACACCAACACTTTCTATTTTAAGCACTCTTTAAGTCTTTCAATATGACACTCATGACCTACTATACTATTAGTCGATGGCAGTTTTAGTAACTTTCTGCGATTTTACCTGAGTGAAACAAAGATCCAGACCTCTGCTGTAGAAGTCTATGTATTTCAGCATAAATATTCCACAATCGTATCTACAAAAAAATGCAGAGTCAAAGTTAACGAATGTACTACTATATGGATGTATGAGCTACAAGTAGCTGACATCTTTATTAGGAAGGCATTACCCATTTCTCTGCATTGGAAGGTCCTGGACAAATTCTTGTCTCCATCCACTTACATCAAGGTCTACTTTACTCTTGTCATTAACTTCATCCACAAAATATCTAGCCTGACAAGTGAAAAACTACAGTATCAGGATATATATgttacaacacaaaaaaaaaataatggtttCCTTACTCTATAACATTACCAGTGCATCGAGTATTTTAGGTTCCCTTCCTTTGAATGAGTCGAGATACTGGAGTTTCCGGTCCTTTATATTTATTACAGCCAAAGTCCAGTGGATGTTCTTATGGATAGGGATAAATATCTGACAACAAACAAGGTCTTTTAGACAGATGGTATAATTCAAAAAGAGTTTCAatgtctaaaaaaaaaggagtgtAATATAGAGAGTGATAGCAGGAGAAGCACACAACAAGTTTACCTTGTCACAGTCTTTGAGATAGTAGCCCAACCTCTTCACTGAAGTCCATCTCCTGACTGCGCCGTAGTTGTATCCAGTCCTCGAATTAACTAACTGAGGTGTGATTTAAGGTTATATCTTCTTGTCAAAATTCATGAGCATATATAGGGGCTAAAATCTCAAATTCATATAGAAGAAATGGGTATAACCTTAGTGAAGAAAAATGTATTGAAAAAATGAcattttagaaacttctttGGTTCTCTAGCTTCCCTTTCTTTCAGCAATACCATATAAAGATTAATGACCTACACAGAACAAAGTCCAAAGATTTTACCAAATCACAGAGGTTCTAATCGgacataatatattaaatccAATCTCTAAGAAGAAATCACGTGAGATTTATATGCGTTGACTAACCTCATCATTCAACCATTCACCTGGTTTAAGACACCTCAGGATTTTCCCTGTAATGTCAATATTCGAGTTCTCATGTGCAACCAAGATGGTCCTGCAGTGAGAGACGTTCATAGCATTACATAGCAAAAAACAAATGTGTATTCTCAGAGTAAGTAAATAAGagacaaaaaatgaaaaccataCGGGTCACTAGCCGAGAATGCACGCTTGACCATTGTTTCCTCCTCTCTAGAAAGAGGCAGAAATGCTTCACGTCGTACATCCTGTAAACCAATTAAGGTACAATGAAGCATAAAAGCTTAAACTTTAGCCACAACTATaaagataaaatgaaaatagcCAAACCTCTACTGGTTCTTCATTTTGTTtccaaaacgaaaaagaaaaagaaaacaagcttCGCAGTAAAGCACGGCCTCTCTCTTTCACAACATCACCAAAGCCTTTGTCTTTCAGTTTAGAAGTCCGGTTCTCAGCACTCTTGACAACCTTTGTGTATGCTTCATAACTCGTAACATCAGTCACAGGGTGATTCAAAACAAATGAACTATTAGCTTGAGAACCATCATCCACCATCAAGCTCCCATTTTTCAGATTAACAACCTCAGAAAATAATCTATTCCCCATCTCTGCCTTCTCTTCCACCTCCATAGCCACGTTTTCCACACTCTCCATACTAGTATCAGTAGATATCATTTCCACATCTTTACACTCATCGTCAGCATCAGTCACTTCTCTATCCGTTCTATAAGGCAAAGGCAAATCAATTGCATTTCTTTTAAACAAGTCATAGTTCCTTGTGAGAAAAGAAGCTCCAAACCCATTACCAGAAACCTGCCGTGTGCTAAGATCCCGACCTACCCCTCTTGTCATAGAAGAGAGGCCGCTCTTCAGAATCCGCGAAGGCCCATGAACTTGTCTCCGCAACGGAGATTTCACTTCTGGGTAACGGTAATTTCCAGGAGCCATGACTCTTGATGAACGTAATAAGCTGAAGAAACTGAAGTTTTCACAAGGGTTTAAACCACCGCTGCGTTTGTGGTTACTCATTACTGCTCTGAAATAGAAGTAACCATAACCCTACACACTAATTTAAAACCAATCCCACAAAACTGAAAGgtcgaaaacaaaaaaaaatcccaaatttagGGTTCAAACTCCTAGATTGATTTCGATAAAAATAACTCGGGAGCAAgcaaagtttgaatttttcatTAAACACACTGGCGTTTCCGAACTCGCGACGCTCCCGATGACGACCCGGATAACATAGGGTAGACCCGGGAGGTTTTATTTAGGTCAAACTCAAATTAGTTGACTTTTTCTGAAACCCCTCTAGATGAAAGGGAGGTGTCTGGGTCTTGTTCCTCCGATTCGGCTAAacctatgttttgttttgttttatttcatctCGTTAAACCCTCTCTACTCTCTTCTCCTGAAAGCTGGACTCTCTTTTTCACTTCAGAGTTTCgttatatatagaaagatttgatttttatttttattttaattggtaTCTTCTTCGATCGTGTTGGATTTTGAGATTAGTCGGCGGTTTATAACTCGGAAGTCAGGAAGATGCGCATGCGGATGCGGATGCGGATGCTACTAAGACCAGGTAATATATGCTTTTGTGCATTTCAGTACCTGAGCTGAATTCTTGTGGCTTCTTTATAGTACTGTCGCTTCCAAACTGATGAATCTCATATGAGACTGTTCCTGATTTGTGTTatgtttgtctctctctctcgtgttCACCCTGCAGGTATTATATTTCACACCGATACAAAATCCTCTCGTGTTGTTGTCACAGTTTGTAAGCAATTATCATCTTTGTCTGATAATGGCGAAAATCATGAGAAACCATATACATTTGAGGGTAATAGGCAAACTGTTGATGATATTTGCAATGTTTTGGAGACTGGTCCATGGGGACCTTCAGCTGAGAATGCTCTATCTGCTCTAAGCTTTAAACCACAACCAGAATTTGTCATTGGGGTTTTACGGAGGCTGAAAGATGTTAACCGGGCGATTGAGTATTTCCGTTGGTATGAGAGGAGAACCGAGCTGCCTCATTGTCCTGAATCATACAACTCCTTGCTTTTGTTGATGGCTCGTTGCAGAAATTTTGATGCTTTGGAACAGATTCTTGGAGAAATGAGTGTTGCAGGATTTGGTCCTTCTGTTAATACTTGTATTGAGATGGTTTTGAGCTGTGTTAAGGTGAATAAGCTTAGGGAAGGTTTTGATGTTGTGCAGATGATGAGGAAGTTCAAGTTTCGACCTGCTTTTTCAGCTTACACAACTCTTATCGGTGCTTTTTCAGCTATTAATCATTCTGATATGATGTTGACTCTCTTTCAGCAGATGCAGGAGTTAGGGTATGAACCAACTGTTCATCTGTTTACGACATTGATTCGGGGATTTGCCAAAGAGGGTCGAGTTGATTCTGCTCTATCTTTGCTTGATGAGATGAAGAGCAGCTCTCTTGATGCCGACATTGTTCTTTATAATGTATGCATAGATAGCTTTGGTAAAGTGGGCAAGGTTGATATGGCATGGAAATTTTTTCACGAGATAGAAGCGAATGGTTTAAAGCCTGATGAAGTCACTTATACTAGCATGATAGGAGTTCTGTGCAAGGCAAACAGATTGGATGAAGCTGTGGAGATGTTTGAGCATTTAGAGAAGAATAGACGGGTCCCTTGCACTTATGCTTACAACACGATGATTATGGGTTATGGTTCGGCTGGAAAATTTGATGAAGCATACAGTCTCCTAGAGAGACAAAGGGCAAAGGGCTCTATACCGAGTGTGATCGCATATAATTGCATTCTTACATGCTTAAGAAAGATGGGAAAAGTGGACGAAGCTTTGAGAATGTTTGAGGAGATGAAAAAAGATGCTGCTCCAAATCTTTCAACCTATAATATTCTCATTGACATGCTGTGTAGAGCTGGTAAACTTGACTATGCTTTTAAGCTACGTGATTCTATGCAGAAGGCTGGTCTGTTTCCTAATGTTAGGACAGTGAACATAATGGTTGATCGGCTCTGTAAATCCCAAAAGCTTGATGAAGCATGTTCTATATTTGAGGAGATGGACTATAAGTTTTGTACCCCAGATGAGATTACATTTTGTTCCCTCATAGATGGCTTAGGGAAGGTCGGAAGAGTTGATGACGCTTACAAAATCTATGAGAAGATGCTGGATTCTGATTGTCGTACTAACTCTATTGTTTACACATCCCTGATAAGGAACTTCTTCAACCACGGTAGAAAAGAAGATGGACACAAGATATACAAGGAGATGATTAATCAAAATTGTTCTCCTGACTTGCAGCTTCTTAATACGTACATGGACTGCATGTTCAAAGCTGGAGAACCAGAAAAGGGAAGGGCGATGTTTGAAGAAATAAAAGCCCATCGGTTTGTCCCAGATGCTCGAAGCTACTCGATTTTAATTCATGGACTAATAAAAGCAGGGTTTGCAAATGAAACGTATGAGTTGTTTTATTCCATGAAAGAGCAAGGCTGTGTCTTGGACACACGTGCTTACAATATTGTCATTGACGGTTTCTGCAAGTGCGGAAAAGTTAACAAAGCTTATCAGCTGCTGGAGGAAATGAAGACGAAAGGTTTTGAGCCAACTGTCGTTACGTATGGTTCGGTCATTGACGGGCTTGCAAAAATTGATCGGCTTGATGAAGCTTATATGCTCTTTGAGGAAGCAAAATCAAAGAGAATAGAGCTAAACGTGGTAATTTACAGTAGTCTTATTGATGGGTTTGGGAAAGTTGGTAGGATAGATGAAGCTTACCTTATCCTGGAAGAGCTTATGCAGAAAGGATTAACACCTAATGTCTACACATGGAACTCATTGCTTGATGCATTGGTCAAGGCTGAGGAAATCAATGAAGCCCTTGTCTGTTTTCAGTCGATGAAAGAATTGAAATGCACGCCAAACCAAGTTACTTATGGTATCCTAATTAATGGTCTTTGTAAGGTCAGGAAGTTCAATAAAGCCTTTGTCTATTGGCAAGAGATGCAGAAACAGGGAATGAAACCTAGCACTATTTCTTACACCACCATGATATCGGGACTTGCAAAGGCTGGGAATATTGCAGAGGCTGGGGCTCTCTTTGATCGGTTTAAGGCTAATGGTGGTGTTCCAGACTCTGCTTGTTATAATGCCATGATAGAAGGTCTAAGTAACGGGAACAGGGCAATGgaagctttttctctctttgaggAAACACGTCGAAAAGGATTACACATCCATACTAAAACCTGTGTTGTTCTTTTGGATACTTTGCATAAAAATGATTGTCTTGAGCAAGCAGCTATTGTTGGCGCTGTTTTGAGGGAAACAGGAAAGGCACGGCATGCTGCACGATCTTGGTAGACAGTTATCGGTAATCTCGTTTTTTGCACAGGAAAACCAACAAAAGACGTTTTGGATTATGTCTGATTCAAGTGAGCATTCTGAATCACAAGAACCCCAAGTGTCTGGCGGGGACAATGATTGTTTAATATCTGTCAGTGTTCACAGATCAAGAAAGATGGGTGTCGTCACTTGAAACATGCTTATATCAATTAACCCCAGATAATTACTTCGGTTCCCTTCTTCgtttgattcagttcttgaGAACCACCAAGATCTTCATGGTATC is drawn from Camelina sativa cultivar DH55 chromosome 1, Cs, whole genome shotgun sequence and contains these coding sequences:
- the LOC104728420 gene encoding putative E3 ubiquitin-protein ligase LIN-1 isoform X1 — its product is MANLSSSQSSFISCNENSSLDSIVASINDYIFRLISDLEAWMSLKHKCITWLSIEEEDTLFEFSSEHSALSNLYRGIDSIEASIQQPEWSEEKMTRLRNSERMLQMPALLDEQGTTTSGVPNTVLVAFSYFYLSIVSYLQGDSLQTTLHFLQSVLVSPEIVRTRIAPELCESIFFTPGVYKSDEEIREIARKYKYRATYYQVMSYGETHQPPSECIEKPLPRLKKYGQEIFAANAHSVAEKLELSETCEKLLQYQNHLHSSNDLQEDELNDIFNKIKASRKTEKTANNFEVSPCLDWNLQEDYNQELGKSARVRSLNDFLNESHLDTSSSKCVTREDIGADTLANIFCVSQQQAHKEAYNEDTLVKRSHSLIGKFNRSIIDIQAQQSKTTWNTQLEDDSSLRQLELEEISVFGHKGSITFEGMRRNLQNKKRENGLETHSRRAPTMDLWKNLQSLIKEVLGNADEKYVSEVTMIYQMLNRKEGFKYSMLKDVILDQLFTAISSSEEKTVLKASMTALTKIISVNRTALEEVKRKGLNLSHLANALKQNVQEAAILIYLIKPSPTEIKSLELLPALVDVVASTSPSSYCYTFRPSPPLLTPPAASLMIIKVLVTAFDHATNTMHLAAISSPSVLCGLLDVAKSGSSGEFISLATILVKCMQFDGLNRKYIYQHTRVAPFAHLLQSQDREEIFTALQFLHEVLKIPRSSAIKILQQMKKEGSFDIKDTLLQCIKQLQGDHKLFAADILLQLNALDSTPENKKYSNEATRALLDAVTYSEVPNMQLLSTFILSNIGGTYSWTGEPYTAAWLMKRGGLTSMSHMNMIRNINWSDDCLQDPGIDGWCCKISRRIVDTGKATFCGLQEGLKSKNRSVSKACLIAIAWLSIEISKGPNSLKYSACEVLLDEISQFLHPGLELEERLLACICIYNFSSGKGIHKLVNFSEGVRESLRRLSHVTWMADELHKATYYLFRKSDQRISCVHTQTIEMHQSGSGAVTALIYHKGLLFSGYSDGSIRVWNVNKKVATVLWDIKEHKSTVTCFSLSESGESILSGSADKTIRVWQIVKGKLDCAEVIKTKDSIRRLEAYGNMIFVITKGHKIKLLDTSRISQSIFKGKGVKSMVASQGKIYIGCIDTSIQELILTNKREKEIKAPTRSWRIQNKPINSVVVYKDMLYSSSTHVEMSNIKDLRRNYDPQMSIPAEKGSNIVAMGVVEDFIYLNRSSSANTLQIWLRRTQQKVGRLSAGSKITSLLTANDIVFCGTEAGFIKGWIPL